From a region of the Oryzias melastigma strain HK-1 linkage group LG4, ASM292280v2, whole genome shotgun sequence genome:
- the LOC112150706 gene encoding interferon-induced protein 44-like, with protein sequence MNSRLTKEQQKEICSELGNVKLSLLYKATSHGFKGEDFHQHCDNKSPTVSVGYNSSGYVFGGYTSQPFSQSGDWVKDDQAFLFCFSEEKLNKYPVNNPPHAMKMTKNSGPNFGNAFVLVHESKQTVYSNIRSFSIPFFPRNYIFSPQELHGKNQNLTECEVYQVKEIINFENPWRSTIWTPEKRNELMESIKSYKPLNTSVPQAQVLLVGGVRAGKSSFFNSINSVFRGHVTSQAISGTSSTSLTTLFRSRSVKAGREGEPLPILICDTMGLEKVQESGCHIDDIISIVNGHIPDRYQFNPSDPLQPEAHGFCENPELKDKIHCVAYVIDASKISIMPHEMEDKLKAIRKKVNSSGIPQLVLLTQVDEACPLVKKDIRNVYKSKYIKDLMEEASTRVGVPLSCIVPVKNYSEELELDTNTDILLLTAAVQILRFVDNYIDEISDQLRSLST encoded by the exons ATGAATTCCAGGCTCACTaaggagcagcagaaagagATCTGCTCTGAACTGGGAAATGTCAAACTAAGTTTGCTGTACAAAGCCACCTCCCATGGTTTCAAAGGAGAAGATTTCCATCAACACTGTGACAACAAGTCACCCACTGTGTCTGTGGGCTACAACAGCTCTGGATATGTGTTTGGAGGCTACACGAGTCAACCGTTCAGTCAGTCTGGAGACTGGGTGAAAGATGACCAGGcctttcttttctgctttagtGAAGAGAAACTCAACAAATATCCAGTCAACAATCCTCCACATGCGATGAAAATGACCAAGAATAGTGGTCCAAACTTTGGGAACGCATTTGTTCTTGTCcatgaaagcaaacaaacagtGTATAGCAATATTAGAAGTTTCAGTATTCCTTTCTTCCCAAGAAATTACATCTTCAGTCCTCAAGAGTTGCATGGCAAAAACCAAAACCTGACTGAATGTGAAGTTTACCAGGTGAAAG AAATCATTAATTTCGAAAACCCATGGAGGTCAACAATCTGGACACCTGA GAAAAGGAACGAGCTGATGGAGAGCATCAAATCCTACAAACCATTGAACACCTCTGTGCCCCAGGCTCAGGTTTTACTTGTTGGAGGAGTTCGAGCTGGAAAGTCCAGTTTCTTCAACTCCATCAACTCTGTGTTTAGGGGTCATGTCACCAGCCAGGCCATATCTGGAACCTCTTCCACCAGTCTGACAACACTT TTTCGTAGCCGTTCTGTGAAGGCTGGACGTGAAGGCGAACCTTTGCCAATCCTCATATGTGATACCATGGGACTGGAGAAAGTCCAGGAGTCAGGATGTCATATAGATGACATCATCAGCATTGTCAACGGTCACATACCAGATCGTTATCAG TTCAACCCCTCTGATCCTCTGCAACCAGAGGCTCACGGTTTCTGTGAGAATCCAGAACTCAAAGACAAGATCCACTGTGTGGCTTATGTCATAGATGCCAGCAAGATCTCCATCATGCCCCACGAGATGGAGGATAAACTGAAAGCTATACGCAAAAAGGTCAACTCATCAG GGATCCCTCAGCTGGTGTTGCTCACTCAAGTAGATGAGGCCTGCCCTTTGGTGAAAAAAGACATCAGAAATGTCTACAAGAGCAAGTACATCAAGGATTTA ATGGAAGAGGCCTCCACTCGTGTTGGTGTACCTTTGTCTTGTATTGTTCCAGTGAAGAACTACAGCGAGGAGCTGGAACTGGACACAAACACCGACATCCTGCTGCTCACTGCAGCCGTTCAGATCCTCCGCTTTGTTGATAACTACATTGATGAAATCAGTGATCAGCTGAGAAGTCTCTCAACCTAA
- the LOC112150705 gene encoding interferon-induced protein 44-like: MNSKMMPKLKENQQKAICSQLKNVGKLNLIYKASIHGFTSAAFHQHCDNKSPTVSVGYNKSGFVFGGYTRQSFSQSGQWVKDNQAFVFSFSGAKLNKYPVTDATYAVKMTNNSGPNFGDTLILAYKNGPNVYSNPGSHRSLMYHKYYNFTAEKMHGNDLDLTDCEVYQVEECLKFENPWREVTWTDEEKKKLMERIESYKPSISSVSEARVLLVGAVGAGKSSFFNSFKSVFRGHFAGQAMAGNIISNTTTTQFRSFQIKHQGKLLPLVICDTMGLEADEKEGIHPDDITNIINGHIPDRYQFNPSDPLQREVQGFCKNPELKDKIHCVTYVVDATKISIMSQNMEDKIKAIRKKINLLRIPQLVMLTKIDEACPLVKEDIRNVYKSMYIKELMEEASARINVPVSCVVPVKNYNKELKPDMNIDILLLNAVDQILNFVDDFFDDQESE, from the exons ATGAACTCCAAGATGATGCCAAAGCTCAAGGAGAATCAACAGAAAGCAATCTGCTCCCAGCTGAAAAATGTTGGGAAACTGAATTTGATCTACAAAGCCAGCATCCATGGTTTTACCAGTGCAGCTTTCCACCAACACTGTGACAACAAGTCACCCACTGTGTCTGTGGGCTACAACAAATCTGGTTTTGTGTTTGGAGGCTACACCAGACAATCGTTCAGTCAGTCTGGACAGTGGGTGAAAGATAATCAGGCCTTTGTGTTCTCCTTCAGTGGagcaaaactaaacaaatacCCAGTCACTGATGCTACATATGCAGTGAAAATGACCAACAATAGTGGTCCTAATTTTGGGGACACACTGATTCTAGCCTACAAAAACGGCCCAAACGTCTACAGCAATCCTGGAAGTCACAGAAGTTTAATGTACCATAAATACTACAACTTCACTGCTGAAAAAATGCATGGCAATGACTTGGACCTGACTGACTGCGAAGTTTACCAGGTGGAAG AATgcttgaaatttgaaaatccatgGAGAGAAGTGACTTGGACGGATGA GGAAAAGAAGAAGTTGATGGAGAGAATTGAATCCTACAAACCTTCGATCAGCTCTGTGTCTGAAGCTCGGGTTTTACTTGTTGGAGCAGTTGGAGCTGGAAAGTCCAGCTTCTTCAATTCTTTCAAATCTGTATTTAGAGGTCATTTTGCAGGCCAGGCCATGGCTGGAAATATAATCAGCAACACCACGACAACACAA TTTCGCAGCTTCCAAATTAAGCATCAAGGCAAACTTCTGCCACTCGTCATTTGTGATACCATGGGACTGGAGGCAGATGAAAAGGAGGGGATTCATCCTGATGATATCACTAACATCATCAATGGTCACATACCTGACAGGTATCAG TTCAACCCCTCTGATCCACTTCAACGTGAGGTTCAAGGTTTCTGCAAGAATCCAGAACTCAAAGACAAGATCCACTGTGTGACTTATGTCGTAGACGCCACCAAGATCTCCATCATGTCCCAAAATATGgaggataaaataaaagctatccGCAAAAAGATCAACTTGTTAC GGATCCCTCAGCTGGTGATGCTCACTAAAATAGATGAAGCCTGCCCTCTGGTGAAAGAAGATATCAGAAATGTCTACAAGAGCATGTACATCAAGGAATTA ATGGAGGAGGCTTCAGCTCGTATCAATGTACCTGTGTCCTGCGTTGTTCCAGTGAAGAACTACAACAAGGAGCTGAAACCAGACATGAACATCGACATCCTGCTGCTCAATGCGGTCGATCAGATACTTAACTTTGTGGATGACTTCTTTGATGACCAAGAGTCTGAATGA